DNA sequence from the Leptospiraceae bacterium genome:
TGCCTATATTCAAAAGAAACAGGTCAGTATAATGGAACTGGATAAGAAGAGAGAGATCGAGGATGATATTCAAACCCGTCTGGATGCTCTTAGCACTTCTCACAAAGTTTTACTCAATTCCGTTGAAACTCGTAAGTCTACAGAAGCCTATTACTACGGATTGTATAGTAGTTTTAGAAGAGGAAGATTTACAGCGGTGACTGTAAAAAATGCTCTCGATTCTTTAGTTCAAAACGAACTTGGAGAAACCCAGGCCAAAATCAATTTTAATATAGAACTTCTTCGATACGAACTGGCAAAAAATTCCATTTTTGAAAAATTCGGAATCGATATAAACAAGTTAATTGAAGAATAAAAATTTATAACTTCGACTCAGGTTTGTGTTGTTGCTGAGTGAGCTATAGCAAGTCTATTAGTAATCTCAGCACAAGTCTCACTCCTTATATTCACTTAAAAAATGTGGGTTAGGATTGCAGACCGATGATTCCTTCTGTTTTTGCAATTCCGTATACATGAGCGAGTCTTACGATTTCAACAGTAGACAGCTTACCCATTTTTTTAGAAATATTGTTTCTATGGGTTTCGAGAGTATTGATAGATATTCTAAGTTTTTCTGCAATTTCTTTGTATTTCAGCCCGGATGCTAAATGTGTAACTACCTCCAGTTCTTTTTTACTTAATATAGCAAAAGGATTATTTGCCTGGGATTTTATACGTTCGAATGCCGGAGTTTCAATTTCAGGGATGGCCGAATAGAATTGCTTTCCCGAAAAAATATCTTCAATTATTTTGGATATGTTTGAGTTTAACTCGGTTTTCTTGATATAACCATCGATATTATGCCTTTTAATCATGGTTGTAATGAATTCATGCTCATCAAAACCGGTTAAAAGTAAAGTTTTAATGGAAGGTTTTCGGTTTTTTATATGGATCAAAGCTTCAAGTCCATTAATTTCAGGCATGGAGAAATCTGCAATGACCAGGTCGCAGGGTATTGCATCAACTGTCTGAAGTAAATCTCTGCCTGTTTTGCATTTAGCTAAGACTTCACAATTACACTCAAGGTTTAATAGGCCTTCTAAGCCGCTTAAAACCAATTCATGATCATCAGCAAGGATTACTTTTTTCTTTTTTTTGAAAAGGGACATGAAAAAATACCAATTTTTATTAAAAATATCACAAAGAGAGAAAAAGATCAAGTAATAAATTGTTAAACTACTATATGATTGGTTATTTTATTGTCTAAGGTTTTAATATTTGTGTAATATATGTTTTTATATTTATATATTTACACCTGTTTATTAGACGAACAAAAAATTAAATACTTTACAGTTTTAATTGAATAAAATAATTTTTGTGGTTCATGAATTTGAAAGAGAATTCTCTAAATGAGTTAAAGGCGTTCCGAATCTTCAATGAAGCAGGTGGAAAATTTCGTCTGGCTATAACCGAACGCTGTAATCTGGATTGTTTTTTTTGTCATAATGAAGGTCAAAAAAAACCGGGAGTAGTGGAAGGTGAAAACTTGGGGCTTTTAGAGCTAGTAGAAGTGGCGAATGCTTTCACGGATCTGGGTGGAAAACAACTGAATATTACCGGTGGAGAGCCTCTTCTCTGGAAAAACATTCATCCGTTCTTAGACAGTATCGAAAAACGGAATACTAAAATATTCTTAAATACTAATGCTACGCAGGTAGATAAATTTTTAGAAAAACCGAAATCAGAAGTAGTAGATGGTATTCTTGCCAGTCTTCACACAACGGATAATAAAATATTTCAAGAAGAGTTAAAAGGAAAGACTATTCAGGGAGTGATGAAAAATATTCTTCGATTAAAAGAAAAAGCTTACTCTGTATTTATAAATTGTTCTATAGGAGAATACAATCAAACCGAATTTTTATCTATATTATCTTTCTGTTTGAAGTATGAGCTCCACCTGAAAGTGATTTCTATTATCAGACATAATACAGCGAAAAATTTTTATAAGGGAGTCTGGATGGGGCCTGAGCATTTAAAAACTATCCTCTTGAATGAAGGGGCGGTTTTGTTTGTAGAAAAAGATTCTTTTGGTGGAAAAAAAGCTTTGTATAAATTAAATAATTCAGATATAGAAATTAAGGATGTTTCTAAGGGTAGCCTGAGAACTGATTATTGCAGGGCCTGTTCTTATGATAAATTATGTGGAGAGGGAATATATGGTTTACGATTCGGAAATGATGGAATCTGGAAACCCTGTCTTCTGCGAAAAGAAGAATATCAAAGAAGAGATTTGAATCTTTCCTATCGTGAACAAATTTTGCAACAAATTCAAAGAATGATAGGAGTTTGGGAAAATGCCTATTTCTCTATGGGAGAGCCATTGTAAGCAGAAATAAAAATTTATAGCAAAATAATTCTTTTTCATAGTACTGGTTGAAATAGAGGATAAGTTATGAAAGAATTTACATTACAAGAAATACAGGCAGTACTTCCCGGTTCGGAAATCCAAAATACTACTTCTCCCGAATCGATCCTTATTACATCAGTTGCCCCTTTAGAATCAAAAAATGAAAAATTTTTGGCTTTTATTTCAGCAAGAGCACATATTGCAAAAGCCAAAACTTCGGGTGCAAAAGCTCTTATTGTTAACCGTGATTTAAAACTGGAAATAGATAAACCCCTTATACTGGTAGATAATGCTGAACTGGCTCTGGCTAAAGTTTTAGAATATATGTATCCGGCTAAAAAAGCAGATGGAAAAATTGCCCCTTCTGCTTTTATCGATTCTACTGCTAAAGTGGGAGAGGGTAGCAGTATCGGTCATTTCGTGAGTATAGGTGCTAATTCAGTGATAGGCAAGAATTGTATTATCCAGGATGGAGTTAAAATCGGGGAGAATGTGGAAATTGGAGATAATGCAATGATAGGATTTAACTGCGTTTTCTTTGATGATGTTAAGGTCGGAAAAAACTTTATAGTATTTGGTAATTCCAGCTTCGGAGGCGATGGCTTTCGTTTTGTAACCGTTAATAAAATTCACCACAAGGTTCCACAAATTGCAAAGGTAATTATCGGAGATGATGTAGAATTCGGAAGTAATTGTACGGTTGATAGGGGAGGTCTTACGGATACTGTAATCGGAGATGGTTGTAAATTTGATAATATGGTACACGTAGCTCATAATGTGATTCTCGGAAAAAATGTGATTATTGCCGGTCAATCCGGTGTAGCGGGTAGTACTACTATCGAAGACGATGTGTTGATTGGTGGGGGAACTTGTATTAGTGATCACTTGCATTTACCGGCAGGTACGATTGTGGCCGGAGGTACAGGTATGCGAACCTCTCCTAAAAAGCCGGATGTATACATCGGCTGGGACTGGGGAATGACCTTTGCCGAATTTCAAAAAGCAAGGGTGAATATCAAGCACCTTGTTAGCTTTAATAAGTGGGCAGCGAGGATAAAAGCAGTTGAAGCTAAACTGGGTATTACGGAAGAGTAAGTAATAATCCGGCAATTTGTATACAGAGTTTATAGAGTAGCAGCTCGGGGGCTTCTTCTATAGACTCTTCTAAGCTCATGGGTCTATCTGTTAAGGAAAATGCAGCATTTGGATAAGGTTCTGTTTTGTTATAGAAATTTTTATCTATAACACCGGCTATGCAAAGAGACTTTATTCTATTTTCATAGGCGAGTTTACACAATGAAAGGCTTGCTTTTCCGTAGAAGGACTGCTCATCGAGCTTGCCTTCTCCTGTTATCAGGACTTGAATTTCTCCGGAAGCTAAGTTTTCTATTATATTACTAAAACTTAAAATTGTTTGTAAGCCCGGAACAATTTTGGCCTTTCCAAAAGCCAGCAGGGAAGCGGCAATTCCACCCGCAGCCCCTGTGCCCGGAATCTCTTCAAGCAAAATCCCGGTCTGTTTTTTTAGAATATTCGCATAATGGCGAAGGCTTGCTTCCAAAATCTCTACTTCTTCTGCGGAAGCTCCTTTCTGGGGACCATAGACACGACTGGCTCCTTTTTCTCCCAGAAGGGGGTTTGTAACATCGCAGAGCAGGTGAAATTCGCAGTCAAGAAATTTGGAATTTACTTTAGTTGTATCAATAGAAGCTAAGTCGGGCAAATCTCTCGGTAAAATCTGCAACTCATTTTTATTCTTATCTAGAAAGCGAAAGCCAAGAGCCTGTAAAATTCCGGTACCTGCATCATTGGTGCCACTACCACCCAGACAAAGAAGAATTTTAGAAATTCCTTTTTCGAGTAAAAATTTGATTTCCTCTCCTGTTCCGTAGCTGGAGGAAGAAAGAATATCTCTTCTTTCCGAAAAAATCATGTTGAAACCGCTCGCGGATGCAACTTCAACAATTCCTGTTGTTTTGTCGGAGAATACCCCTACGTTTCCATTCACAACTGAATTTTTTAAGGGACCTCTAACCTGTAAAGAAAGCTTTTCTCCTCCCCGATAATGCAG
Encoded proteins:
- a CDS encoding response regulator transcription factor, producing the protein MSLFKKKKKVILADDHELVLSGLEGLLNLECNCEVLAKCKTGRDLLQTVDAIPCDLVIADFSMPEINGLEALIHIKNRKPSIKTLLLTGFDEHEFITTMIKRHNIDGYIKKTELNSNISKIIEDIFSGKQFYSAIPEIETPAFERIKSQANNPFAILSKKELEVVTHLASGLKYKEIAEKLRISINTLETHRNNISKKMGKLSTVEIVRLAHVYGIAKTEGIIGLQS
- a CDS encoding radical SAM protein — translated: MNLKENSLNELKAFRIFNEAGGKFRLAITERCNLDCFFCHNEGQKKPGVVEGENLGLLELVEVANAFTDLGGKQLNITGGEPLLWKNIHPFLDSIEKRNTKIFLNTNATQVDKFLEKPKSEVVDGILASLHTTDNKIFQEELKGKTIQGVMKNILRLKEKAYSVFINCSIGEYNQTEFLSILSFCLKYELHLKVISIIRHNTAKNFYKGVWMGPEHLKTILLNEGAVLFVEKDSFGGKKALYKLNNSDIEIKDVSKGSLRTDYCRACSYDKLCGEGIYGLRFGNDGIWKPCLLRKEEYQRRDLNLSYREQILQQIQRMIGVWENAYFSMGEPL
- the lpxD gene encoding UDP-3-O-(3-hydroxymyristoyl)glucosamine N-acyltransferase, translating into MKEFTLQEIQAVLPGSEIQNTTSPESILITSVAPLESKNEKFLAFISARAHIAKAKTSGAKALIVNRDLKLEIDKPLILVDNAELALAKVLEYMYPAKKADGKIAPSAFIDSTAKVGEGSSIGHFVSIGANSVIGKNCIIQDGVKIGENVEIGDNAMIGFNCVFFDDVKVGKNFIVFGNSSFGGDGFRFVTVNKIHHKVPQIAKVIIGDDVEFGSNCTVDRGGLTDTVIGDGCKFDNMVHVAHNVILGKNVIIAGQSGVAGSTTIEDDVLIGGGTCISDHLHLPAGTIVAGGTGMRTSPKKPDVYIGWDWGMTFAEFQKARVNIKHLVSFNKWAARIKAVEAKLGITEE
- a CDS encoding glycerate kinase; its protein translation is MNILIASDSFKGSLSSEQFGRIAKEAFLSVSQTFRIEIYPLADGGEGSLDTLLHYRGGEKLSLQVRGPLKNSVVNGNVGVFSDKTTGIVEVASASGFNMIFSERRDILSSSSYGTGEEIKFLLEKGISKILLCLGGSGTNDAGTGILQALGFRFLDKNKNELQILPRDLPDLASIDTTKVNSKFLDCEFHLLCDVTNPLLGEKGASRVYGPQKGASAEEVEILEASLRHYANILKKQTGILLEEIPGTGAAGGIAASLLAFGKAKIVPGLQTILSFSNIIENLASGEIQVLITGEGKLDEQSFYGKASLSLCKLAYENRIKSLCIAGVIDKNFYNKTEPYPNAAFSLTDRPMSLEESIEEAPELLLYKLCIQIAGLLLTLP